One Drosophila virilis strain 15010-1051.87 chromosome 5, Dvir_AGI_RSII-ME, whole genome shotgun sequence DNA window includes the following coding sequences:
- the LOC6636413 gene encoding uncharacterized protein isoform X6, translating into MSQCGSPTFEKELREQIENMNRIMKSKERKQLQTCRDHKALQTRFARQESLLHTMQQENRALLTRIRQYEHCLDDVMRKVVDAIVAEDNLREEVSMLKSRVRDLEAQNAALSASPVKGRDEGYCTMSSGQPQPSNGHLEDLPEEPEQWLLPAEPCSTEMEDWSMSQEELAVITFDDEREQLQLQRRKREHDWLWPSSDFINSTTVETDDSVADGIAQLLQQKLVYSEDEEVACTDFTNDFYKLVNIRSNSSRSLFSYLEGETDDEDEDEEDEQDSSMSESQNKARVSPTPSEAGRAQLTSCSSSETDDHSLAQQPPHAEEEEEHDYAVIEEGRVVDVPAPALNEQQCITQIIKSELRRPNPVLVKSKSVLEEQEPSCILRHNQRRELESSVVRSDSISCALMAKMAKEAPPAPAVVSKLKERLLQRHAPPAPANSWRRSNGWKRVTSPVAVAPKKETKSTELPKSCQQKAPPTRIPTCIHTSSTSTSSSSSSSSPSSPSPQQTTTTTTPQKPPAQQQQQPQRKSKIPPPVPVRRSYAS; encoded by the exons ATG AGCCAATGCGGGTCACCAACATTCGAGAAGGAGCTGCGCGAGCAAATTGAGAA CATGAATCGCATTATGAAATCCAAAGAACGCAAACAACTGCAAACATGCCGGGATCACAAGGCTCTCCAG ACACGATTTGCGCGCCAGGAGAGTCTACTCCACACGATGCAGCAGGAGAATCGCGCGCTGCTTACAAGGATTAGGCAATACGAGCACTGCCTGGACGATGTAATGCGCAAGGTTGTCGATGCGATTGTCGCCGAGGATAACCTGCGCGAGGAGGTGAGCATGTTGAAGAGTCGCGTGCGCGATCTGGAGGCACAGAATGCGGCGCTGTCGGCGAGTCCGGTGAAGGGACGCGACGAGGGCTACTGCACGATGAGCAGCGGCCAGCCGCAGCCGTCGAATGGTCATCTGGAGGATTTGCCGGAGGAGCCGGAGCAGTGGCTGCTGCCAGCGGAGCCCTGCTCCACGGAAATGGAGGACTGGAGCATGTCGCAGGAGGAGCTGGCTGTGATAACCTTCGACGATGAGCGCgaacaactgcagctgcagcgccgcAAGCGGGAGCACGACTGGCTCTGGCCCTCGAGCGACTTCATCAATTCGACAACCGTCGAGACCGACGACTCCGTGGCCGATGGCATtgcccagctgctgcagcagaag CTCGTCTACTCGGAGGATGAGGAGGTGGCCTGCACGGACTTTACCAACGATTTTTACAAACTGGTCAACATACGCTCCAATTCGTCGCGCAGCCTCTTCTCCTATCTGGAGGGCGAGACCGACGATGAGGATGAGGACGAGGAGGACGAGCAGGACTCGAGCATGTCGGAGAGTCAGAACAAGGCGCGCGTCAGTCCCACGCCCAGCGAGGCGGGTCGCGCACAGCTGACCAGTTGCTCCTCCAGCGAGACCGATGACCACTCACTAGCCCAACAGCCGCCGCAtgcggaggaggaggaggaacaCGACTATGCCGTCATCGAGGAGGGCCGAGTCGTCGATGTGCCGGCACCAGCTCTGAACGAACAGCAATGCATAACACAGATCATCAAGAGCGAACTGCGCAGACCGAATCCCGTGCTGGTCAAGTCGAAGTCGGTGCTGGAGGAGCAGGAGCCCAGCTGCATACTGCGCCACAATCAGCGGCGCGAACTCGAGTCGAGCGTGGTGCGCAGCGACAGCATCAGCTGCGCTCTGATGGCCAAAATGGCCAAAGAGGCGCCACCCGCGCCGGCGGTGGTATCCAAGCTGAAGGAGCGACTGTTACAGCGGCATGCGCCGCCGGCGCCGGCCAACTCCTGGCGGCGCAGCAATGGCTGGAAGCGTGTCACCTCGCCGGTTGCCGTTGCACCAAAGAAG GAAACAAAGTCAACGGAGTTGCCAAAGAGCTGCCAGCAGAAGGCGCCGCCCACACGAATTCCAACGTGCATACACACTTCCTCCACATCCACGAGCTCATCCTCCAGCTCCTCGTCGCCATCGTCACCGTCGCCACAAcagacaacgacgacgacgacgccgcAGAAACCgccagcgcagcagcaacagcagccgcagcgaaaatccaaaattcCGCCACCCGTTCCCGTGcgtcgttcctatgccagctaa
- the Taz gene encoding tafazzin isoform X4: MPQQRDQSQQTESLHVNLSSHSIRQSTEKELKQQESSSQSKDSTSSNMSSGVEIPYPIDWIFPRLRNPSKLWFITSQFVITLVGLISKFVLVLMNKTKVHNKERLMKAVAKRPKGIPLVTVSNHYSCFDDPGIWGTLPIRYVCNTFRIRWSMAAHDICFTKKMHAMFFMYGKCIPVVRGHGVYQEAINLCIEKCALGHWVHVFPEGKVNMEKEDLRLKWGVGRIIYESPRIPIIVPMWHEGMDSVLPNVEPYKLHWGKKVTINIGEPLDLSAFVQGLKDTRVPEPVARKLITDKIQDAFRVLRSETERLHGERA; encoded by the exons aTGCCGCAGCAGAGAGATCAGTCACAGCAGACGGAAAGTCTGCACGTAAATCTATCATCGCATAGCATCAGGCAGTCCACGGAAAAGGAGTTGAAGCAACAGGAAAGCAGCTCACAAAGCAAGGACTCCACATCGTCGAACATGTCATCAGGCGTCGAAATACCCTATCCCATCGATTGGATATTTCCCCGGCTGCGCAATCCCTCCAAGCTATGGTTTATAACCAGCCAATTTGTGATTACTCTCGTTGGCCTCATCAGCAAGTTTGTCCTAG TACTAATGAATAAAACGAAAGTCCATAACAAGGAGCGTCTAATGAAAGCTGTTGCCAAACGACCCAAGGGCATACCCTTAGTGACCGTCTCCAATCATTATTCCTGCTTCGATGATCCCGGCATCTGGGGCACTCTGCCCATCCGTTATGTGTGCAATACGTTTCGCATCAGGTGGTCCATGGCAGCCCACGATATATGCTTCACCAAGAAGATGCACGCCATGTTCTTTATGTACG GCAAATGCATACCGGTTGTGCGGGGCCATGGCGTTTATCAGGAGGCAATCAATCTGTGCATCGAGAAGTGCGCCTTGGGTCACTGGGTGCACGTGTTTCCCGAGGGCAAGGTGAACATGGAGAAGGAGGATTTGCGTCTGAAATGGGGCGTGGGTCGGATAATCTATGAATCGCCACGCATACCAATAATTGTACCCATGTGGCACGAGGGCATGGACAGCGTTCTGCCCAACGTGGAGCCGTACAAGTTGCACTGGGGCAAAAAGGTCACCATAAACATTGGTGAGCCCCTGGATCTGAGCGCATTTGTGCAGGGCCTTAAGGATACACGTGTGCCGGAGCCTGTGGCACGAAAACTCATAACTGACAAAATACAAGATGCCTTTCGA GTCTTGCGCAGCGAGACGGAGAGATTACACGGGGAGCGCGCTTAG
- the Taz gene encoding tafazzin isoform X3: protein MKKHKHILSMPKFLYVQAPEARPLPDDRSSPGLQPPPPQPQMPQQRDQSQQTESLHVNLSSHSIRQSTEKELKQQESSSQSKDSTSSNMSSGVEIPYPIDWIFPRLRNPSKLWFITSQFVITLVGLISKFVLVLMNKTKVHNKERLMKAVAKRPKGIPLVTVSNHYSCFDDPGIWGTLPIRYVCNTFRIRWSMAAHDICFTKKMHAMFFMYGKCIPVVRGHGVYQEAINLCIEKCALGHWVHVFPEGKVNMEKEDLRLKWGVGRIIYESPRIPIIVPMWHEGMDSVLPNVEPYKLHWGKKVTINIGEPLDLSAFVQGLKDTRVPEPVARKLITDKIQDAFRVLRSETERLHGERA, encoded by the exons atgaaaaaacacaaacatatattatCGATGCCTAAATTT CTATACGTCCAGGCCCCCGAGGCTCGCCCACTGCCCGATGATAGATCTTCGCCAGGactgcagccgccgccgccgcagccgcagaTGCCGCAGCAGAGAGATCAGTCACAGCAGACGGAAAGTCTGCACGTAAATCTATCATCGCATAGCATCAGGCAGTCCACGGAAAAGGAGTTGAAGCAACAGGAAAGCAGCTCACAAAGCAAGGACTCCACATCGTCGAACATGTCATCAGGCGTCGAAATACCCTATCCCATCGATTGGATATTTCCCCGGCTGCGCAATCCCTCCAAGCTATGGTTTATAACCAGCCAATTTGTGATTACTCTCGTTGGCCTCATCAGCAAGTTTGTCCTAG TACTAATGAATAAAACGAAAGTCCATAACAAGGAGCGTCTAATGAAAGCTGTTGCCAAACGACCCAAGGGCATACCCTTAGTGACCGTCTCCAATCATTATTCCTGCTTCGATGATCCCGGCATCTGGGGCACTCTGCCCATCCGTTATGTGTGCAATACGTTTCGCATCAGGTGGTCCATGGCAGCCCACGATATATGCTTCACCAAGAAGATGCACGCCATGTTCTTTATGTACG GCAAATGCATACCGGTTGTGCGGGGCCATGGCGTTTATCAGGAGGCAATCAATCTGTGCATCGAGAAGTGCGCCTTGGGTCACTGGGTGCACGTGTTTCCCGAGGGCAAGGTGAACATGGAGAAGGAGGATTTGCGTCTGAAATGGGGCGTGGGTCGGATAATCTATGAATCGCCACGCATACCAATAATTGTACCCATGTGGCACGAGGGCATGGACAGCGTTCTGCCCAACGTGGAGCCGTACAAGTTGCACTGGGGCAAAAAGGTCACCATAAACATTGGTGAGCCCCTGGATCTGAGCGCATTTGTGCAGGGCCTTAAGGATACACGTGTGCCGGAGCCTGTGGCACGAAAACTCATAACTGACAAAATACAAGATGCCTTTCGA GTCTTGCGCAGCGAGACGGAGAGATTACACGGGGAGCGCGCTTAG
- the Mos gene encoding serine/threonine-protein kinase mos: MSFLKAANKENALVLTTPMRTELLKDGPPAIRPNRCQILGRGAYGTVFKAIYREHAVALKIVKTGAISTLHNEAHVLNWKHKNIVRLIKLESTPEFGLLIMERPIGLCLQRVTDTLTLPLVHRVLITLDVLAALRYCHRRQLLHLDVKPSNVLVALGTKSQGHGKLGQYKRSYICKLCDFGCSIRMGESCAEPSCAKGTLRYMSPEALCAAPLSSASDIYSLGISMWQLQARRLPFYTLNCNESIAYQVVKHELRPDNYAQLEALQLGVPLNGCYCAKSWTSNAADLSYIREINPQLDVVLSRDLYKKVRRNLNFDATHGRVHKRHKQRKQPRLTEYFDDPSTIPTTCLESAYSELYKSCWLSQPELRLSAFQLQKRLELILVKCLG; the protein is encoded by the exons AT GTCTTTTTTAAAGGCTGCTAACAAAGAAAATGCGCTGGTGTTGACCACACCAATGCGCACTGAGCTGCTCAAGGATGGCCCACCGGCGATTAGGCCCAACAGGTGTCAGATTTTGGGGCGTGGCGCCTATGGCACAGTCTTCAAAGCCATATATCGTG AGCACGCCGTAGCCTTGAAAATAGTAAAAACCGGCGCCATTTCCACATTGCACAATGAGGCGCATGTCCTGAACTGGAAGCACAAGAATATTGTGCGACTGATAAAGCTGGAATCCACGCCAGAGTTCGGTTTGCTCATCATGGAGCGACCCATTGGGCTGTGCCTGCAGCGTGTCACAGATACGCTTACGCTTCCGCTTGTGCACAGAGTGCT CATAACGCTCGATGTTCTGGCCGCTTTGCGTTACTGTCATCGTCGGCAATTGCTGCATTTGGATGTGAAGCCATCAAATGTGCTCGTTGCCCTAGGCACAAAGTCGCAGGGGCATGGCAAACTGGGCCAGTATAAGCGCAGCTACATTTGCAAGCTGTGCGACTTTGGCTGCTCCATTCGGATGGGCGAGTCGTGTGCTGAGCCGAGCTGCGCAAAGGGCACGCTGCGGTACATGTCGCCAGAGGCTTTGTGTGCGGCGCCGTTGAGCAGCGCCTCGGACATTTACTCCTTGGGCATTAGCATGTGGCAGTTGCAGGCTCGCCGCTTGCCCTTTTATACGCTCAACTGCAACGAATCCATTGCATATCAGGTGGTTAAACACGAACTGCGTCCCGATAACTATGCGCAGCTGGAGGCCCTACAGCTAGGCGTGCCTTTGAACGGGTGCTACTGTGCCAAGAGCTGGACGAGTAACGCTGCGGATCTGAGTTACATCAGGGAAATTAATCCACAGCTGGATGTGGTGCTCTCAAGAGACTTATACAAAAAGGTGCGTCGTAATCTGAACTTTGATGCCACACATGGACGTGTGCACAAGCGGCATAAACAGCGCAAGCAGCCGAGATTAACAGAGTATTTTGATGATCCATCAACGATTCCGACCACGTGCCTGGAAAGTGCTTATAGCGAGCTGTACAAAAGCTGTTGGCTGAGCCAGCCCGAGCTGCGTTTAAGCGCTTTCCAGCTACAAAAACGTTTAGAACTTATTTTGGTCAAGTGCCTAGGCTAA
- the LOC6636413 gene encoding uncharacterized protein isoform X7: MTRFARQESLLHTMQQENRALLTRIRQYEHCLDDVMRKVVDAIVAEDNLREEVSMLKSRVRDLEAQNAALSASPVKGRDEGYCTMSSGQPQPSNGHLEDLPEEPEQWLLPAEPCSTEMEDWSMSQEELAVITFDDEREQLQLQRRKREHDWLWPSSDFINSTTVETDDSVADGIAQLLQQKLVYSEDEEVACTDFTNDFYKLVNIRSNSSRSLFSYLEGETDDEDEDEEDEQDSSMSESQNKARVSPTPSEAGRAQLTSCSSSETDDHSLAQQPPHAEEEEEHDYAVIEEGRVVDVPAPALNEQQCITQIIKSELRRPNPVLVKSKSVLEEQEPSCILRHNQRRELESSVVRSDSISCALMAKMAKEAPPAPAVVSKLKERLLQRHAPPAPANSWRRSNGWKRVTSPVAVAPKKETKSTELPKSCQQKAPPTRIPTCIHTSSTSTSSSSSSSSPSSPSPQQTTTTTTPQKPPAQQQQQPQRKSKIPPPVPVRRSYAS, encoded by the exons ATG ACACGATTTGCGCGCCAGGAGAGTCTACTCCACACGATGCAGCAGGAGAATCGCGCGCTGCTTACAAGGATTAGGCAATACGAGCACTGCCTGGACGATGTAATGCGCAAGGTTGTCGATGCGATTGTCGCCGAGGATAACCTGCGCGAGGAGGTGAGCATGTTGAAGAGTCGCGTGCGCGATCTGGAGGCACAGAATGCGGCGCTGTCGGCGAGTCCGGTGAAGGGACGCGACGAGGGCTACTGCACGATGAGCAGCGGCCAGCCGCAGCCGTCGAATGGTCATCTGGAGGATTTGCCGGAGGAGCCGGAGCAGTGGCTGCTGCCAGCGGAGCCCTGCTCCACGGAAATGGAGGACTGGAGCATGTCGCAGGAGGAGCTGGCTGTGATAACCTTCGACGATGAGCGCgaacaactgcagctgcagcgccgcAAGCGGGAGCACGACTGGCTCTGGCCCTCGAGCGACTTCATCAATTCGACAACCGTCGAGACCGACGACTCCGTGGCCGATGGCATtgcccagctgctgcagcagaag CTCGTCTACTCGGAGGATGAGGAGGTGGCCTGCACGGACTTTACCAACGATTTTTACAAACTGGTCAACATACGCTCCAATTCGTCGCGCAGCCTCTTCTCCTATCTGGAGGGCGAGACCGACGATGAGGATGAGGACGAGGAGGACGAGCAGGACTCGAGCATGTCGGAGAGTCAGAACAAGGCGCGCGTCAGTCCCACGCCCAGCGAGGCGGGTCGCGCACAGCTGACCAGTTGCTCCTCCAGCGAGACCGATGACCACTCACTAGCCCAACAGCCGCCGCAtgcggaggaggaggaggaacaCGACTATGCCGTCATCGAGGAGGGCCGAGTCGTCGATGTGCCGGCACCAGCTCTGAACGAACAGCAATGCATAACACAGATCATCAAGAGCGAACTGCGCAGACCGAATCCCGTGCTGGTCAAGTCGAAGTCGGTGCTGGAGGAGCAGGAGCCCAGCTGCATACTGCGCCACAATCAGCGGCGCGAACTCGAGTCGAGCGTGGTGCGCAGCGACAGCATCAGCTGCGCTCTGATGGCCAAAATGGCCAAAGAGGCGCCACCCGCGCCGGCGGTGGTATCCAAGCTGAAGGAGCGACTGTTACAGCGGCATGCGCCGCCGGCGCCGGCCAACTCCTGGCGGCGCAGCAATGGCTGGAAGCGTGTCACCTCGCCGGTTGCCGTTGCACCAAAGAAG GAAACAAAGTCAACGGAGTTGCCAAAGAGCTGCCAGCAGAAGGCGCCGCCCACACGAATTCCAACGTGCATACACACTTCCTCCACATCCACGAGCTCATCCTCCAGCTCCTCGTCGCCATCGTCACCGTCGCCACAAcagacaacgacgacgacgacgccgcAGAAACCgccagcgcagcagcaacagcagccgcagcgaaaatccaaaattcCGCCACCCGTTCCCGTGcgtcgttcctatgccagctaa
- the Taz gene encoding tafazzin isoform X2, translating to MKCKIFFLNRLAFVQRKSLSENLYVQAPEARPLPDDRSSPGLQPPPPQPQMPQQRDQSQQTESLHVNLSSHSIRQSTEKELKQQESSSQSKDSTSSNMSSGVEIPYPIDWIFPRLRNPSKLWFITSQFVITLVGLISKFVLVLMNKTKVHNKERLMKAVAKRPKGIPLVTVSNHYSCFDDPGIWGTLPIRYVCNTFRIRWSMAAHDICFTKKMHAMFFMYGKCIPVVRGHGVYQEAINLCIEKCALGHWVHVFPEGKVNMEKEDLRLKWGVGRIIYESPRIPIIVPMWHEGMDSVLPNVEPYKLHWGKKVTINIGEPLDLSAFVQGLKDTRVPEPVARKLITDKIQDAFRVLRSETERLHGERA from the exons ATGAAatgtaaaattttttttttaaatcgtcTCGCGTTCGTTCAACGGAAGTCCCTGTCGGAAAAC CTATACGTCCAGGCCCCCGAGGCTCGCCCACTGCCCGATGATAGATCTTCGCCAGGactgcagccgccgccgccgcagccgcagaTGCCGCAGCAGAGAGATCAGTCACAGCAGACGGAAAGTCTGCACGTAAATCTATCATCGCATAGCATCAGGCAGTCCACGGAAAAGGAGTTGAAGCAACAGGAAAGCAGCTCACAAAGCAAGGACTCCACATCGTCGAACATGTCATCAGGCGTCGAAATACCCTATCCCATCGATTGGATATTTCCCCGGCTGCGCAATCCCTCCAAGCTATGGTTTATAACCAGCCAATTTGTGATTACTCTCGTTGGCCTCATCAGCAAGTTTGTCCTAG TACTAATGAATAAAACGAAAGTCCATAACAAGGAGCGTCTAATGAAAGCTGTTGCCAAACGACCCAAGGGCATACCCTTAGTGACCGTCTCCAATCATTATTCCTGCTTCGATGATCCCGGCATCTGGGGCACTCTGCCCATCCGTTATGTGTGCAATACGTTTCGCATCAGGTGGTCCATGGCAGCCCACGATATATGCTTCACCAAGAAGATGCACGCCATGTTCTTTATGTACG GCAAATGCATACCGGTTGTGCGGGGCCATGGCGTTTATCAGGAGGCAATCAATCTGTGCATCGAGAAGTGCGCCTTGGGTCACTGGGTGCACGTGTTTCCCGAGGGCAAGGTGAACATGGAGAAGGAGGATTTGCGTCTGAAATGGGGCGTGGGTCGGATAATCTATGAATCGCCACGCATACCAATAATTGTACCCATGTGGCACGAGGGCATGGACAGCGTTCTGCCCAACGTGGAGCCGTACAAGTTGCACTGGGGCAAAAAGGTCACCATAAACATTGGTGAGCCCCTGGATCTGAGCGCATTTGTGCAGGGCCTTAAGGATACACGTGTGCCGGAGCCTGTGGCACGAAAACTCATAACTGACAAAATACAAGATGCCTTTCGA GTCTTGCGCAGCGAGACGGAGAGATTACACGGGGAGCGCGCTTAG